One stretch of Miscanthus floridulus cultivar M001 chromosome 18, ASM1932011v1, whole genome shotgun sequence DNA includes these proteins:
- the LOC136523392 gene encoding uncharacterized protein: MDGGGNGRTSLLTMLGLGVLACNSAAAVYRSWGDDVASVVFVVSANAALLVLLHFLRRFERARPAGDDDRGKAKAAVWALTTLLTAMFASRVAPLMPPLVGVAVWLVAVATVGGGFWASFIEEFSPELL; this comes from the coding sequence atggacggcggcggcaatggccgcACCTCGCTGCTGACCATGCTAGGCCTCGGCGTCCTCGCCTGCAACTCTGCCGCGGCCGTCTACAGGTCCTGGGGCGACGACGTGGCTTCGGTGGTGTTCGTGGTCTCCGCCAACGCGGCGCTGCTGGTGCTCCTGCATTTTCTGCGCAGGTTCGAACGCGCGCGACCTGCTGGGGACGACGACAGGGGCAAAGCGAAGGCCGCTGTCTGGGCGCTCACCACGCTGCTTACGGCGATGTTCGCTTCGCGCGTGGCGCCGCTGATGCCGCCGCTCGTCGGCGTCGCCGTCTGGCTGGTGGCTGTGGCGACGGTCGGTGGTGGGTTCTGGGCCTCGTTTATCGAGGAATTTTCTCCTGAGCTATTATAA